A single window of Aspergillus oryzae RIB40 DNA, chromosome 8 DNA harbors:
- a CDS encoding glycosyl hydrolase family 43 protein (predicted protein): MILGLIASLGQAAVAAAALQIVPGATWTAAGTNQHVQAHGGGIIEVDSTYYWIGENKLDGSSFQSVNCYSSKNLVEWTFVGELLSRQSSGDLGPDRIVERPKVIYNDATSKYVLWMHIDSSDYGEAKTGVATSSSVCGAYEYLGSFQPLGYQSRDMGLYKDDDGTGYLLTEDRPNGLRINTLTDDFTNVTETTHLFPEHVEAPALYKQDGVYFLFGSQLTVSLNTIYSDWLISWAANNDNKYVTATSLSGPWTNWTDFAPSGANTFESQTTFVLRVGGSVVYMGDRWDSANLMRSTYIWLPLTIEGTTATLNNETAWVLPLDGTWSAAGDGTSYEAESSDNTLSNGAKIISCSGCSGGKSVGYIGGPDDGTIVVNNVASDASTDTTIRVQYANGNNSQRYANVTVNGQSHVLAFLPSGSGNTPFTSTLHTTLEKGDTNTITFSAYEEGWGPDLDQLVISG; encoded by the exons ATGATTCTTGGCTTGATTGCTAGCCTAGGCCAGGCAGCTGTAGCTGCGGCAGCCCTGCAAATT GTTCCTGGTGCTACGTGGACCGCGGCCGGCACCAACCAGCATGTTCAGGCGCATGGTGGAG GTATTATCGAAGTCGATTCGACATACTACTGGATTGGCGAGAACAAGCTAGATGGGAGCTCCTTTCAGTCAGTCAATTGCTACTCGAGCAAG AATTTGGTAGAGTGGACATTTGTTGGAGAACTCCTTTCTCGTCAGAGCAGTGGAGACCTCGGCCCCGATCGCATCGTCGAGCGCCCAAAGGTGATCTACAATGACGCGACATCCAAATATGTCTTGTGGATGCACATCGATAGCAGTGATTACGGCGAGGCAAAGACCGGTGTTGCGACGTCTTCCAGTGTTTGTGGTGCATATGAATATCT GGGTTCCTTCCAACCTCTTGGGTATCAATCGCGAGATATGGGTCTTTATaaagatgacgatggcaCGGGATATCTTTTGACTGAGGAT CGTCCCAATGGCCTGAGAATCAACACATTGACGGATGACTTCACCAACGTCACTGAAACAACTCATCTGTTTCCAGAACACGTGGAGGCCCCAGCTCTATACAAACAGGACGGAGTATACTTCCTGTTTGGGTCTCAGTTGACAG TGTCACTCAACACGATATATTCAGACTGGCTAATTAGTTGGGCAGCAAACAACGATAATAAATATGTTACTGCAACAAGCCTTAGTGGGCCCTGGACTAACTGGACCGACTTTGCTCCAAGTGGAGCCAACACATTTGAGTCTCAAACGACTTTCGTCCTGCGGGTCGGCGGTTCCGTAGT GTATATGGGAGATCGCTGGGACTCTGCAAATCTCATGAGATCAACTTATATTTGGCTCCCGTTGACAATTGAAGGAACCACCGCGACTCTG AACAACGAAACGGCGTGGGTGCTGCCACTTGACGGAACCTGGTCCGCCGCCGGGGATGGAACCAGCTACGAGGCCGAGTCATCTGACAATACCCTTTCTAACGGTGCCAAGATTATTTCCTGCAGCGGCTGCTCTGGCGGGAAGTCTGTCGGGTACATTGGTGGCCCTGATGATGGAACGATTGTGGTCAACAATGTGGCCAGCGATGCATCAACAGATACCACTATCCGTGTCCAATATGCCAACGGAAACAACTCACAGCGCTACGCAAATGTCACCGTCAATGGCCAATCTCATGTACTGGCGTTTTTGCCCTCCGGAAGTGGTAATACGCCGTTCACCTCGACTCTTCATACCACATTGGAAAAGGGCGATACAAACACGATCACTTTCAGTGCGTATGAGGAAGGATGGG GACCCGATCTTGATCAACTAGTTATTTCGGGGTAG
- a CDS encoding putative alanine--tRNA ligase (predicted protein) gives MAASSRTFLAYQHDWNLLSLDTPVTTVYRFNELEDPNRQLFPAGNDDDHVVATEKTIFHPQGGGQPSDVGTMTGPAGTTFTVTAVRMDATGQGQVLHLGRFGDGSSSAFSKGETVRQEVDAEKRLLHSRLHTAGHVLGAAVRHLLEKEVQDFDELKASHAPGSASCEFQGLIEGKWKEPIQKRVDQYIADKREVRVEWWDEAMFREKGLERLIPDRSLMLGEKFRVVNIVGAEVYPCGGTHVDTTDLCGPTSVTKISRKSGKSRVSYAVN, from the coding sequence ATGGCCGCGTCTAGCCGGACGTTCCTCGCCTACCAGCACGATTGGAACCTTCTCTCGCTCGACACACCCGTCACAACAGTATATCGCTTCAACGAACTGGAAGATCCCAACCGCCAGCTCTTTCCCGCGGGAAACGATGATGACCATGTCGTCGCCACTGAAAAGACAATCTTCCATCCTCAAGGGGGCGGCCAGCCCTCCGACGTGGGCACAATGACAGGACCCGCAGGAACCACGTTTACGGTGACGGCCGTCCGCATGGATGCGACCGGACAAGGCCAAGTCTTGCACCTCGGCCGATTCGGTGATGGTTCATCTTCTGCATTTTCGAAAGGCGAGACAGTCCGACAAGAAGTCGATGCTGAGAAGCGCCTGCTACATTCGCGGCTTCATACGGCAGGCCACGTCCTTGGTGCTGCTGTGAGACATctcctggagaaggaggtccAGGACTTTGATGAATTAAAGGCTTCTCACGCTCCGGGCTCGGCATCCTGTGAATTTCAAGGTCTAATcgaaggaaaatggaaagagCCGATTCAGAAACGGGTAGATCAATATATCGCCGACAAGCGAGAGGTTCGGGTTGAGTGGTGGGATGAAGCCATGTTTCGGGAAAAGGGTCTGGAAAGATTGATTCCCGACCGTAGCCTCATGCTGGGAGAGAAGTTCCGCGTGGTGAATATTGTTGGGGCCGAGGTTTATCCCTGTGGAGGGACGCATGTCGATACTACGGATTTGTGTGGACCGACTAGCGTTACGAAGATCTCGAGGAAGTCGGGGAAGTCTCGTGTTAGCTATGCTGTGAATTAA
- a CDS encoding uncharacterized protein (amino acid transporters), with the protein MASFDQEAKEGNDAKNPTNTPDALAGDVEEANGNTLKRALEGRHIQMIAMGGAIGAGLFVGSGEALANGGPASVLIGYLIVGVLLLCTIMSLGELAIMYPINGAFYQYSTRFIDPCWGFAIGWAYSLGWLVTLPFEITAASLTIEYWNSDLNPAIFVSIFLIVLVIIQVFGVRGYGEVEFVLSIIKVIACIGLIILGIIINTGGVPGSPQGYIGGKYWRDPGAFANGFKGFCAVFVNAAVAFSGTELVGLAAAETKNPQKTLPTATKQVLWRVTIFYIVNLLIVGLNVPHNSPQLLGSGDAASSAGVSANASPFVLAIQDAGIHVLPSIINAVVLISSLSVANSSTFASTRTLQALAADGGAPSFFAYIDKAGRPLAPIALQVLFGFLAYLQFASSGLTIFNWLLSIAGVSTVMMNLSINMAHIRFRLALKAQNRSTDEIPWKSTLGTVGSSIGAFLSAIALVAMFYSALYAPGGDPPSAFNFFQQYLAGFMGLVLMIFWKVWNRQWWLGVPLRQIDLDTGRRFMEMEQVTPDETGESLPWWKRAKQTIC; encoded by the exons ATGGCTAGCTTTGATCAAGAGGCCAAAGAAGGCAATGATGCTAAGAATCCAACGAACACTCCCGATGCCCTGGCCggggatgttgaggaagCAAATGGCAATACACTTAAGAGGGCCCTCGAAGGCCGACACATTCAGATGATCGCGATG GGCGGAGCAATTGGCGCAGGTCTGTTTGTCGGCTCAGGTGAAGCGCTTGCAAACGGTGGCCCTGCTTCTGTCCTGATAGGTTATCTTATTGTGGGAGTTCTGCTGCTGTGCACAATTATGTCTCTCGGGGAACTAGCCATTATGTATCCGATTAATGGAGCTTTCTATCAATATAGCACTCGGTTCATAGATCCTTGTTG GGGCTTTGCGATCGGTTGGGCGTATTCCCTCGGCTGGCTTGTCACTTT ACCCTTTGAAATTACTGCAGCCAGTTTAACAATCGAATACTGGAACTCGGACTTGAATCCCGCAATATTCGTTAGTATCTTCCTAATTGTGCTGGTCATAATTCAAGTCTTTGGAGTGCGCGGTTACGGCGAGG TGGAATTTGTACTTTCCATAATCAAGGTGATAGCATGTATAGGGCTGATCATTCTGGGGATCATTATCAATACCGGTGGCGTCCCTGGCAGTCCTCAAGGATATATTGGTGGAAAATATTGGCGTGATCCGGGCGCCTTTGCAAACGGGTTCAAAGGGTTCTGCGCGGTATTTGTGAATGCG GCAGTAGCTTTTAGTGGTACAGAACTCGTCGGTCTCGCAGCGGCAGAGACAAAGAATCCCCAGAAAACCCTTCCCACGGCCACGAAGCAGGTCCTGTGGCGCGTGACCATATTCTACATTGTGaacctcctcatcgtcggtcTCAACGTTCCACACAATAGCCCCCAGCTGCTCGGCTCAGGTGACGCAGCGAGTTCCGCTGGAGTCAGCGCAAATGCCAGTCCCTTTGTCCTGGCCATTCAAGATGCTGGCATCCACGTCCTGCCGTCAATTATCAACGCAGTCGTCCTGATTTCCAGTCTGAGTGTGGCCAATTCTTCAACATTCGCCTCTACAAGAACGCTACAAGCCCTAGCCGCCGATGGAGGCGCCCCGTCATTTTTCGCCTATATCGATAAGGCCGGTCGCCCTCTGGCCCCAATCGCTCTCCAGGTGCTCTTCGGCTTCCTAGCATACCTCCAGTTCGCGTCTTCCGGTCTAACTATATTCAACTGGCTGCTTTCTATTGCTGGCGTGTCAACTGTAATGATGAACCTGAGTATCAACATGGCCCACATCCGGTTTCGTCTGGCTCTAAAGGCCCAGAATCGCAGCACGGACGAAATTCCATGGAAGTCCACCCTGGGAACCGTGGGAAGCTCTAttggagcttttctttccgcTATTGCTCTTGTTGCGATGTTTTATTCCGCGCTTTAT GCACCGGGTGGGGACCCCCCAAGCGCATTCAATTTCTTCCAGCAATATCTCGCTGGATTTATGGGCCTCGTTCTAATGATCTTCTGGAAAGTGTGGAATCGGCAGTGGTGGCTTGGAGTCCCCCTCCGGCAGATTGATCTAGACACTGGCAGGCGATTTATGGAAATGGAGCAGGTTACTCCAGATGAAACGGGAGAAAGCCTTCCCTGGTGGAAGAGAGCGAAACAGACAATCTGCTGA